In one Parageobacillus genomosp. 1 genomic region, the following are encoded:
- a CDS encoding YodL domain-containing protein, translating into MVRLLMKKMLHVHRAYDVTIFQTPHFGQTKGYRQVYRLTVKASSHHEALSYLYRMFNVADLMPEDYHARFMGTGDIVLIDEGIKGQVYYRLCPEGWRKINRLHVC; encoded by the coding sequence ATGGTACGTTTATTGATGAAAAAAATGCTTCATGTCCATCGCGCTTATGATGTCACCATTTTTCAGACGCCGCATTTTGGCCAAACAAAAGGATATCGGCAAGTATATAGGCTGACGGTGAAAGCATCAAGCCACCATGAAGCATTGTCCTATCTTTATCGTATGTTTAACGTAGCGGATTTAATGCCCGAAGATTATCATGCCCGTTTTATGGGTACCGGAGATATTGTACTTATTGATGAAGGAATAAAGGGACAAGTGTACTACAGGCTATGTCCGGAAGGGTGGAGAAAAATCAATCGCCTTCATGTTTGCTGA
- a CDS encoding DUF2515 domain-containing protein has product MIHPIQYIYRSFLYRHHIPIASSHLLLDLARRWENPPPSISLTDEERQIVSSIRQKTAKYNRNNITRTAAYFNFFQAHPEVHWAFLAHIVSRNGGWNMTDLRGSVIPRLLPEKQINPFFLFLERANALIFHDAYPQLLLYEESKQKKKPLFHLLPCFAVSSFMKPFWEYFWETKDAPVITVALIINEQQYIQKRVIENPFFQTHVLSTMPFIAEQWLGFNDVLIPYKAGRRVRLAGTTVRDFADVHHRIHIGKTLYSMLFFEKRLTKRAYQFAREVAHTGSRADFWPQCFSAEATDSSRIYSPRLEAVWPDIFHSFSDRRDWFTDKTIIQMMETIPAVEHKDITANYMHNVEMLRTAAITVQ; this is encoded by the coding sequence ATGATCCATCCAATCCAATACATCTATCGTTCTTTTTTATACCGCCATCACATCCCGATCGCTTCTTCACATCTTTTGCTCGACCTTGCTCGCCGCTGGGAAAATCCGCCGCCTTCGATCAGCCTCACCGATGAAGAGCGGCAAATCGTCAGCTCCATTCGCCAAAAAACGGCGAAATATAATCGCAATAATATTACGCGGACGGCAGCCTATTTTAATTTTTTTCAGGCTCATCCTGAAGTGCATTGGGCATTTTTGGCACATATCGTTTCACGAAACGGCGGATGGAATATGACCGATTTACGTGGAAGTGTCATTCCCCGCCTTCTTCCCGAAAAGCAGATCAACCCGTTCTTTTTATTTTTAGAAAGAGCAAATGCGCTTATTTTTCATGACGCCTATCCGCAGCTTTTGCTGTATGAAGAAAGCAAACAAAAGAAAAAACCACTATTCCATTTGCTTCCTTGTTTTGCTGTATCATCCTTTATGAAGCCCTTTTGGGAATATTTTTGGGAAACGAAAGATGCGCCGGTCATCACCGTGGCGTTAATTATTAACGAACAGCAATATATTCAAAAGCGCGTCATCGAAAATCCATTTTTCCAAACGCACGTGCTTTCGACCATGCCGTTTATTGCTGAGCAATGGCTTGGCTTTAACGATGTGCTCATTCCTTATAAAGCGGGGCGCCGCGTTCGTCTTGCCGGCACAACTGTTCGCGATTTTGCCGATGTCCATCACCGCATTCATATCGGTAAAACGCTTTACAGTATGTTGTTTTTCGAAAAACGGCTCACAAAGCGGGCATATCAATTTGCCCGTGAAGTGGCCCATACCGGCTCGCGGGCAGACTTTTGGCCGCAATGTTTCTCCGCCGAAGCAACGGATTCGTCACGCATTTACAGCCCACGTTTAGAGGCGGTTTGGCCGGATATTTTTCATTCGTTTTCCGACCGCCGCGACTGGTTTACCGACAAAACGATTATTCAAATGATGGAAACCATTCCTGCCGTCGAACATAAAGATATAACCGCCAATTATATGCATAACGTGGAGATGCTGCGAACAGCAGCGATCACTGTCCAATAA
- a CDS encoding YozD family protein has product MKEIEVVIDTEEIAEFFYHELIRRGFVPTQTELEELADITFDYLLEKCIIDEELDIEDDE; this is encoded by the coding sequence GTGAAGGAAATCGAAGTGGTCATTGATACGGAGGAAATTGCTGAATTTTTTTATCATGAATTGATCCGCCGCGGTTTTGTGCCAACGCAGACGGAATTGGAAGAGCTGGCCGATATTACGTTTGATTATTTGCTGGAAAAATGCATTATTGACGAGGAGCTGGACATAGAAGACGACGAGTAA
- a CDS encoding YozE family protein produces MARSFYRYLLKFRDGKREDPFVRFANGAYYDHSFPKSSADYDEISQYLELNGDYLDSMIVFDELWEQFIQEA; encoded by the coding sequence ATGGCAAGATCATTTTATCGTTATTTATTGAAATTCCGTGACGGCAAAAGAGAAGACCCGTTTGTGCGCTTTGCCAACGGAGCGTATTATGATCATAGTTTTCCGAAATCATCGGCAGATTATGACGAAATTAGCCAGTATTTGGAGCTAAACGGTGATTATTTAGACAGCATGATCGTATTTGATGAGCTTTGGGAACAATTTATACAGGAGGCATAA
- a CDS encoding NAD(P)/FAD-dependent oxidoreductase produces MYECIIIGGGIAGLQAAIQLGRYRHRVLVIDANNGRSTLCRAYHNVLGWPDGVSGEMLRALGRKQAEQYGVHFADDEVIAAEKKGNVFVLFGKSGNTYESERLLFATGVKDRIPPIPNLIPCLGTSVYVCPDCDGYEVTNKKVIVLGAGTAGANMAITLLYWTKDIIYINHDGEELSATWQKQLQEKGIRYLREPIASVLVKEGPEFSGVRLQNGNEIFAERGFIAFGHNKVNTDLAKQLGVERLENKHIPTNPRTKQTNVPNIWAAGDIGVHSEQVTIAMGEGAQAAIWIHKSIIAQQ; encoded by the coding sequence ATGTATGAATGCATTATTATCGGGGGAGGAATTGCTGGATTGCAGGCGGCGATTCAACTCGGCCGCTACCGTCACCGCGTTTTGGTAATTGACGCCAATAACGGCCGTTCTACCCTTTGCCGTGCGTACCATAACGTGCTTGGCTGGCCGGACGGGGTAAGCGGGGAGATGCTGCGTGCGCTTGGAAGAAAGCAGGCGGAACAATACGGCGTGCATTTTGCCGATGATGAAGTAATCGCCGCCGAGAAAAAAGGCAACGTATTTGTTTTGTTCGGAAAAAGCGGAAATACATATGAAAGCGAGCGCCTGCTGTTTGCAACAGGGGTAAAAGACCGGATTCCGCCGATTCCAAATCTGATTCCATGTTTAGGGACAAGCGTTTACGTGTGCCCGGACTGCGACGGATATGAAGTCACCAATAAAAAAGTGATCGTGCTTGGCGCGGGCACTGCCGGGGCCAATATGGCCATAACGCTGTTATATTGGACGAAAGACATTATTTATATTAATCACGACGGCGAAGAGCTATCAGCAACATGGCAGAAACAGCTGCAGGAGAAAGGGATTCGTTACCTTCGCGAGCCGATTGCATCCGTGCTCGTCAAGGAAGGTCCAGAGTTTTCCGGTGTCCGCCTGCAAAACGGCAACGAAATTTTCGCGGAGCGCGGTTTTATTGCCTTTGGCCATAACAAAGTCAATACGGATTTAGCAAAACAGCTTGGCGTAGAGCGATTAGAAAATAAACACATTCCGACTAATCCGCGCACGAAACAAACCAATGTCCCTAACATTTGGGCGGCGGGCGACATCGGCGTTCATTCCGAACAAGTAACGATCGCCATGGGCGAAGGCGCACAAGCGGCAATATGGATTCATAAAAGCATTATTGCGCAACAATGA
- the bioB gene encoding biotin synthase BioB, whose product MANWLELADRVLEGYELTDEEALAILDCPDEELLLLLQGAYRIRRTYYGNKVKLNMIINAKSGLCPENCGYCSQSAVSTAPVKTYKMVDKETLLRGAEEAYRLRIGTYCIVASGRGPSEKEIDTVVSAVKEIKERFGLKVCACLGILKPEQAARLKEAGVDRYNHNINTSKEHHPNITTSHTYDDRVQTVEAVKEAGISPCSGVIIGMKETKQDVVNMARSLRVLDADSIPVNFLNAIDGTPLEGTNELDPRYCLKVLALFRYMNPTKEIRIAGGREVNLRSLQPLGLYAANSIFVGDYLTTAGQEKSADYQMLEDLGFEIDFSAEEQTICS is encoded by the coding sequence ATGGCAAATTGGCTGGAATTAGCCGATCGTGTGTTGGAAGGCTACGAACTGACCGATGAAGAAGCGCTGGCGATTTTAGACTGTCCGGATGAAGAGCTGCTGCTGTTGTTGCAGGGGGCGTATCGCATTCGTCGCACGTATTACGGCAACAAAGTGAAACTTAACATGATCATTAACGCCAAATCGGGGCTGTGCCCGGAAAACTGTGGATATTGCTCCCAGTCCGCCGTTTCAACGGCGCCGGTGAAAACCTATAAAATGGTTGATAAAGAAACGCTCCTGCGCGGCGCGGAAGAAGCATACCGCCTGCGCATTGGCACGTACTGCATTGTCGCGAGCGGCCGTGGTCCGAGCGAAAAAGAAATCGATACCGTCGTTTCCGCGGTCAAAGAAATTAAGGAGCGGTTTGGGCTAAAAGTTTGCGCCTGCCTTGGCATTTTAAAGCCAGAACAAGCGGCGCGCCTCAAAGAAGCGGGAGTCGACCGCTATAACCATAACATTAATACGTCGAAAGAACATCATCCGAACATTACGACTTCCCATACATACGATGATCGTGTGCAAACGGTGGAAGCAGTGAAAGAAGCGGGCATTTCTCCATGTTCGGGCGTCATTATCGGCATGAAAGAAACAAAACAAGATGTGGTGAATATGGCGCGGAGCTTGCGTGTTCTTGATGCTGATTCGATCCCAGTCAACTTTTTGAATGCGATTGATGGGACGCCGCTTGAAGGAACGAACGAATTGGATCCGCGCTACTGCTTGAAAGTGCTGGCTTTGTTCCGCTACATGAACCCGACGAAAGAAATCCGCATCGCCGGCGGGCGTGAAGTCAATTTGCGCTCGCTGCAGCCGCTCGGCTTATATGCGGCTAACTCGATTTTTGTCGGTGATTATTTGACAACAGCCGGTCAAGAGAAATCGGCTGATTATCAAATGCTCGAAGATCTCGGCTTTGAAATTGATTTTTCTGCAGAAGAGCAAACGATTTGCTCCTAG
- a CDS encoding NAD(P)/FAD-dependent oxidoreductase: protein MKSHYDVIVVGAGPAGIFTCYELTLKLPGANVLLIDKGHDIYKRNCPILQKKIEKCPPPAGKKDYAGCVPACSITNGFGGAGAYSDGKFNITSEFGGWMTDYLPASTVLELIRYVDEINLKHGATTSITDPMTEKVKEIERRAYAAGLKLLRAYVRHLGTEQNLEILKSIFEYLHERIDMRFKTEVDDIITEKTNDGHRVTGVILKNGETLTAEKVVIAPGRDGSVWLSKILRKRRLRMINNQVDIGVRVETSNIVMEEINEHLYEGKFIFNTSVGTQVRTFCSNPSGHVVVENHSGIMLANGHAYKDPKLGSNNTNFALLVSHKFSDPFDKPNEYAHEISRLANALSNGGIIVQKYGDILKGRRSTEKRIKEGFIEPTLKEAVPGDLGLVLPYNTMKSLIEMTEALNHVTPGLASEHTLFYGVEAKFYSARPKLNDRFETEISGLYVGGDGAGITRGLAQASACGVWIARDIVEKLTK from the coding sequence ATGAAGAGCCATTACGATGTCATTGTCGTCGGCGCAGGCCCGGCAGGCATTTTTACTTGTTATGAATTAACATTGAAACTTCCAGGGGCGAACGTCCTGTTAATTGATAAAGGACACGATATATACAAGCGTAATTGTCCGATTCTTCAGAAAAAGATTGAAAAGTGCCCGCCGCCAGCCGGCAAAAAAGATTACGCTGGCTGCGTGCCGGCATGTTCGATCACGAACGGCTTCGGCGGGGCCGGAGCCTATTCGGACGGCAAATTTAATATCACTAGTGAATTCGGAGGCTGGATGACCGATTATTTGCCGGCGTCCACTGTGCTGGAATTGATCCGTTATGTCGATGAAATTAACTTAAAACACGGGGCGACGACATCGATTACCGATCCAATGACAGAAAAAGTGAAAGAAATTGAGCGCCGCGCTTACGCCGCTGGGCTGAAGCTTTTGCGCGCCTATGTCCGCCATTTGGGGACGGAGCAAAACTTAGAAATTTTAAAAAGCATTTTTGAATATTTACATGAGCGGATTGATATGCGTTTTAAAACGGAAGTGGATGATATTATAACGGAAAAAACGAACGATGGGCATCGCGTGACAGGTGTAATCCTGAAAAACGGCGAAACGCTGACGGCGGAGAAAGTCGTCATCGCACCGGGGCGCGACGGGTCGGTGTGGCTGAGCAAAATATTGCGGAAACGCCGCTTGCGCATGATCAACAACCAAGTGGACATTGGCGTGCGTGTCGAGACATCGAACATAGTCATGGAAGAGATTAATGAACATTTGTACGAAGGAAAATTTATTTTCAACACGTCGGTCGGGACGCAAGTGCGCACGTTTTGCAGCAATCCGTCAGGGCACGTTGTTGTTGAGAACCATTCCGGCATTATGCTCGCAAACGGCCACGCTTATAAAGATCCGAAACTTGGCAGCAACAACACCAATTTTGCGCTTCTTGTATCACACAAATTTTCCGACCCGTTTGATAAGCCGAACGAATACGCACATGAAATTTCGCGGCTCGCTAACGCTTTATCGAACGGCGGCATCATCGTGCAAAAATACGGCGACATTTTAAAAGGCAGACGTTCTACGGAAAAACGGATCAAAGAAGGATTTATCGAACCGACATTGAAAGAAGCGGTGCCCGGTGATTTAGGGCTTGTGCTTCCATACAATACGATGAAAAGCTTAATCGAAATGACAGAGGCGCTGAACCACGTCACACCGGGGCTCGCTTCGGAACATACGCTCTTTTACGGTGTCGAAGCGAAGTTTTATTCAGCGCGCCCGAAATTAAACGACCGGTTTGAGACGGAAATTTCCGGCTTGTACGTCGGCGGCGACGGCGCCGGCATTACGCGCGGCCTCGCTCAAGCGAGCGCCTGCGGCGTATGGATCGCCCGCGATATCGTAGAAAAATTAACAAAATAA
- a CDS encoding DUF502 domain-containing protein — MRFFVKNFVNGVITIVPIILAVYVCYKVFAFLDGLLGKYVRPYLQDDYIPGIGILCTIVLITVCGWLSTQYISGRIIRLLDRLLESIPLIKTVYSVIKDTVSSFVGEKRSFSKVVLVTLPKTELKCIGFITSEEVESWLDPLKDHVAVYVPQTFQVAGITFLVPKEQVEVIDMKPEEAMKFVLSGGMASSKKKGLPDT; from the coding sequence ATGCGGTTTTTCGTAAAAAATTTTGTCAACGGCGTCATCACGATTGTTCCAATTATTTTAGCGGTGTACGTATGCTATAAAGTTTTCGCCTTTTTAGACGGGCTGCTTGGCAAGTATGTGCGTCCGTACTTGCAAGACGATTACATACCAGGGATCGGCATTTTATGTACGATCGTTCTTATCACCGTCTGCGGCTGGCTGTCGACGCAATATATTAGCGGCCGAATTATTCGTCTTCTTGACCGGTTGCTAGAAAGCATTCCGCTCATTAAAACCGTTTATTCCGTCATTAAAGATACCGTTTCTTCGTTTGTCGGCGAAAAACGGTCTTTTTCCAAAGTTGTGCTCGTCACCTTGCCAAAAACGGAACTGAAATGCATCGGCTTCATTACATCCGAGGAAGTGGAAAGCTGGCTCGATCCGCTCAAAGACCACGTTGCCGTCTACGTTCCGCAGACATTTCAAGTGGCAGGCATCACTTTTTTAGTCCCAAAAGAACAAGTAGAGGTCATTGATATGAAGCCGGAAGAAGCGATGAAATTTGTGCTTTCCGGCGGAATGGCATCATCCAAAAAGAAAGGGCTGCCTGACACATAA
- a CDS encoding magnesium transporter CorA family protein → MMKMYLSDVNGKMKEIDEIKNGCWINLVAPTEDEIRYIANHLDIPIDSITDALDDEERSRVEKEDNHVLIIVDIPIPANDEVDGPMYETIPIGMIITNTCFITVCLQQNPIFEEFSKNKIKNFYTFMKTRFALQMLYVISTYYLRYLKQINRRTSEIEKELHQSMKNKELFSLLSMEKSLVYFMTSLKANNIVMERLLRLNYLRMYEDDQDLLQDVIIENKQAIEMAEVYSSILSGTMNAFASVISNNLNIVMKFLTAITIVISLPTMVASFYGMNVPIPYQHSPYAFMVAMMIAASLSTITALIFWKKRYF, encoded by the coding sequence ATGATGAAAATGTATTTATCGGATGTAAACGGAAAAATGAAGGAAATCGATGAAATTAAAAATGGCTGCTGGATTAATTTGGTGGCGCCAACGGAAGACGAAATCCGTTATATTGCTAATCATCTTGATATTCCAATCGACTCGATCACAGACGCGCTTGATGATGAGGAACGTTCACGTGTAGAAAAAGAAGATAATCACGTATTGATTATCGTTGATATTCCGATTCCCGCAAATGATGAAGTTGATGGTCCAATGTATGAAACGATTCCGATCGGCATGATTATTACGAATACGTGCTTTATAACAGTTTGTCTACAGCAAAACCCGATCTTCGAGGAGTTTTCGAAAAACAAAATTAAAAACTTTTACACGTTCATGAAGACGCGTTTTGCTTTGCAAATGTTATATGTGATTTCTACTTATTATTTACGCTATTTAAAACAAATTAACCGGAGAACGAGCGAAATTGAAAAAGAATTGCATCAGTCGATGAAAAATAAAGAATTGTTTTCGCTCCTCAGCATGGAAAAAAGCTTAGTCTACTTTATGACATCGCTGAAGGCGAACAATATTGTCATGGAGCGGCTGCTACGCCTGAATTATTTGCGCATGTATGAAGATGATCAAGATTTGCTACAAGATGTCATTATTGAAAATAAACAAGCGATTGAAATGGCGGAAGTATACAGCAGCATTTTAAGCGGAACGATGAACGCGTTTGCTTCGGTCATTTCGAATAACTTAAATATTGTAATGAAGTTTTTAACAGCGATTACGATTGTGATTTCCTTGCCGACGATGGTCGCGAGCTTCTACGGCATGAACGTGCCGATTCCGTATCAGCATTCGCCGTATGCATTTATGGTGGCGATGATGATTGCTGCTTCGTTGTCAACTATTACCGCGCTTATTTTCTGGAAAAAACGATATTTTTAA
- a CDS encoding HesB/YadR/YfhF family protein: MDIIITPKALDWFKKELDLQAGDAIRFFARYGGCSTVQKGFSLGIAKEDPIEPVAQTTVDGITFFVEDQDIWYFDNHNFTVDINEETDEPMFIIN, translated from the coding sequence ATGGACATTATCATCACACCAAAGGCATTGGATTGGTTTAAAAAAGAATTGGATTTGCAAGCAGGAGATGCTATCCGCTTCTTTGCCCGCTACGGAGGATGCAGCACCGTACAAAAAGGATTTTCTCTCGGTATAGCAAAAGAAGATCCGATAGAGCCAGTTGCACAAACAACGGTTGATGGAATTACTTTTTTTGTAGAAGATCAGGATATATGGTATTTTGATAATCACAACTTCACTGTTGACATAAATGAAGAAACAGATGAACCTATGTTTATTATTAACTGA
- a CDS encoding hotdog fold thioesterase, which translates to MDLRNLKEIGNGTLLEALGIEIIEIGEGRVVATMPVDHRTHQPFGLLHGGASVALAETVASLGAYALIDPEKESVVGLEINANHVRAVRSGTVTAKGTVLHRGKTTMVWDIKIVDEQERLVCVSRCTIAVIKKS; encoded by the coding sequence ATGGATTTGAGGAATTTAAAAGAGATTGGAAACGGAACATTGCTCGAAGCATTGGGGATTGAAATTATCGAAATCGGCGAGGGACGCGTCGTCGCGACGATGCCGGTCGACCATCGTACCCATCAGCCTTTTGGGTTGCTTCACGGCGGGGCTTCCGTAGCGTTGGCGGAAACGGTGGCGAGCCTCGGCGCCTATGCGCTCATTGATCCCGAAAAAGAGAGCGTCGTTGGCTTGGAAATCAACGCCAATCACGTCCGCGCCGTCCGCAGCGGCACTGTCACGGCGAAGGGGACGGTTCTGCACCGCGGCAAAACAACGATGGTATGGGATATAAAAATCGTCGATGAACAGGAGCGGCTTGTCTGCGTTTCCCGCTGTACGATCGCCGTCATCAAAAAAAGCTAG
- a CDS encoding acyl-CoA thioesterase, translating to MKIAEKQIEVRYAETDQMGVVYHANYLVWMEVGRTELIKQLGFHYADMEKEGIISPVIDLQVSYKKPLHYGETATVRTWIDAYDGIRVTYGYEILTPDGEIAVTGKSQHVCVKRDTFRPIVIRKYFPDWHEAYERAKK from the coding sequence ATGAAAATAGCCGAAAAACAAATTGAAGTGCGTTATGCGGAAACGGATCAAATGGGAGTCGTGTATCATGCCAATTATCTCGTCTGGATGGAAGTAGGCCGAACGGAGCTTATTAAACAGTTAGGATTTCATTATGCCGATATGGAAAAAGAAGGAATTATTTCTCCTGTTATCGATCTGCAAGTTTCCTACAAAAAACCGCTTCATTACGGGGAAACGGCGACCGTTCGCACTTGGATTGACGCCTATGACGGCATCCGCGTCACTTATGGGTATGAAATTTTGACGCCGGATGGAGAAATAGCGGTAACGGGAAAATCGCAGCACGTTTGCGTTAAACGTGACACCTTTCGCCCGATTGTCATCCGCAAATATTTTCCTGATTGGCACGAAGCGTATGAACGGGCGAAAAAGTAA
- the tlp gene encoding small acid-soluble spore protein Tlp, with product MSHRPKPDDRSDNVEKLQDMVQNTIENIEKAEETMQFASPEEREKIREKNKRREEAIAAMRAEIKDEAAARENGYQ from the coding sequence ATGTCTCATCGTCCGAAACCGGATGACCGCAGCGACAACGTAGAAAAATTGCAAGATATGGTCCAAAACACGATTGAAAATATTGAAAAGGCAGAGGAAACGATGCAGTTTGCTTCCCCGGAAGAGCGGGAAAAAATACGCGAAAAAAATAAACGCCGTGAAGAGGCGATTGCGGCAATGCGTGCCGAAATTAAAGACGAAGCAGCGGCACGTGAAAACGGCTATCAATAA
- a CDS encoding acid-soluble spore protein N — protein sequence MSNPRGNPKYFNPNHLGTQPRAAGGNKGKQMQDQSGQHAQVIQTKGE from the coding sequence ATGAGCAATCCGAGAGGAAACCCAAAATATTTCAATCCGAACCATCTAGGCACACAGCCTCGTGCTGCTGGAGGAAATAAAGGGAAACAAATGCAAGACCAATCCGGACAACATGCTCAAGTAATTCAAACAAAAGGCGAATAA
- a CDS encoding FbpB family small basic protein, protein MRRTRKITFQELIMENKRQLLNDREAMEKIEKKLEERMLKKAE, encoded by the coding sequence ATGAGAAGAACCCGAAAAATAACATTTCAAGAATTAATTATGGAAAATAAACGCCAATTATTAAATGACCGCGAAGCAATGGAGAAAATCGAAAAAAAATTGGAAGAACGCATGCTTAAAAAAGCAGAATAA